A region of Lycium barbarum isolate Lr01 chromosome 3, ASM1917538v2, whole genome shotgun sequence DNA encodes the following proteins:
- the LOC132631230 gene encoding auxin-responsive protein SAUR32-like: MRSGNKRHHHHHLNFHAQVNFPFHLHHHHHHNGHDEKKEQIDVPRGCVTVLVGKGEEQQKFVIPVMHINHPLFTQLLKEAEEVYGFHHNGPINIPCHVEEFRYVEGMIDKDNAAHHHQHHLWCFKA, from the coding sequence ATGAGGAGCGGAAATAAACGCcatcaccatcatcatttgaATTTTCATGCTCAAGTGAATTTTCCATttcatcttcatcatcatcatcatcataatgggCATGATGAGAAGAAAGAACAAATTGACGTGCCAAGAGGGTGCGTTAcggtgttggtgggtaaaggagaGGAGCAACAGAAATTCGTGATACCTGTAATGCACATTAATCATCCTTTGTTCACGCAATTGTTAAAAGAAGCAGAGGAAGTGTATGGATTTCACCACAATGGTCCCATTAATATTCCTTGTCATGTTGAGGAGTTTCGTTACGTTGAGGGTATGATAGACAAAGATAACGCCGCCCATCACCACCAGCACCACTTGTGGTGCTTCAAGGCCTGA